The following proteins come from a genomic window of Nicotiana tomentosiformis chromosome 12, ASM39032v3, whole genome shotgun sequence:
- the LOC104116902 gene encoding serine carboxypeptidase-like 13 gives MMCNIISLVSIINLFLLPLLFYGVVLLPQHTAASHSTVQFLPGFEGRLPFHLETGYIGVGEYEEVQLFYYFLKSESEPTKDPVLVWLSGGPGCSSFTALVYQIGPLYFEPNKYNGSLPKLTLNPNSWTKVANIIFLDQPVNSGFSYATTSTTFKSTDLQACDHIYLFLRKWLIKHPEFIRNPMYIGGDSYSGITLPVITQLISNGIEAGHKPSINLKGYILGNPSTFPLQYNYWIPYAHGMGLISDELYKLLKETCNGENLQYVDPSNVLCYQHYQTFEQLISGINKPHILEPSCGSDAESRLFGERRSLYENYSIKCRVEVHRLSTYWANDPRVQEALNVRKGAIERWTRCRESIVNKTYIITFQDSIPYHVELSKKLYRSLIYSGDHDMGIPFQSTQFWIKFLNYSIVDEWRPWIVDDQVAGYTRSYSNQMTFATVKGAGHVAPEYKPKECFTMFHRWLSHEQL, from the exons ATGATGTGCAATATTATTTCACTTGTGTCCATCATCAACTTGTTTTTGCTGCCATTGCTGTTTTATGGAGTTGTTCTCCTACCACAACATACTGCTGCTTCTCACTCTACTGTTCAATTTCTTCCTGGATTTGAAGGTCGACTTCCCTTCCATCTTGAGACTGG GTATATTGGAGTAGGTGAATATGAAGAAGTGCagctattttattattttcttaaatcaGAATCAGAACCCACAAAAGATCCTGTTTTGGTTTGGCTCTCAGGAGGACCTGGTTGCTCTTCCTTTACTGCACTTGTTTATCAAATAG GGCCGTTGTATTTTGAGCCAAACAAGTACAATGGGAGCCTTCCAAAGCTAACATTGAATCCAAACTCATGGACCAAG gtAGCTAACATAATCTTCTTGGATCAACCTGTGAATAGTGGCTTCTCTTATGCAACAACTTCAACAACATTCAAGTCTACTGATCTACAAGCATGCGACCATATCTACCTGTTTTTGCGAAAG TGGTTGATTAAGCATCCAGAGTTCATTAGGAATCCAATGTACATTGGTGGAGATTCATATTCTGGCATCACTCTTCCAGTTATCACTCAACTAATATCAAATG GAATTGAAGCAGGGCACAAGCCATCGATTAACCTTAAG GGATATATACTTGGGAATCCTAGCACGTTTCCTCTTCAATATAACTACTGGATTCCTTATGCTCATGGAATGGGACTTATCTCCGACGAACTTTATAAG TTACTGAAGGAAACTTGTAACGGGGAAAATTTACAATATGTTGACCCCAGCAATGTATTGTGCTATCAACACTACCAAACTTTCGAACAG TTGATTAGTGGAATCAATAAGCCACACATCCTAGAGCCCTCCTGTGGTTCAGATGCAGAATCTCGATTGTTTGGAGAAAGAAGATCTCTTTATGAAAATTATTCCATTAAGTGCCGT GTTGAGGTACACAGGTTATCTACTTACTGGGCAAATGATCCAAGAGTACAAGAAGCTCTTAATGTTCGTAAG GGAGCTATAGAAAGATGGACAAGATGTAGAGAAAGTATCGTGAATAAAACTTACATTATTACTTTCCAAGATAGCATACCTTATCATGTGGAACTCAGCAAAAAACTTTATCGATCACTTATATACAG TGGCGATCATGATATGGGCATTCCGTTCCAATCAACTCAATTTTGGATAAAATTTCTAAATTATTCTATTGTGGATGAATGGCGGCCATGGATTGTTGATGATCAAGTTGCAGG ATATACAAGATCCTATTCCAACCAGATGACATTTGCAACTGTCAAG GGAGCGGGACATGTAGCTCCAGAGTACAAGCCTAAAGAGTGCTTTACCATGTTTCACAGATGGTTATCTCATGAACAACTTTGA